The Thunnus thynnus chromosome 2, fThuThy2.1, whole genome shotgun sequence genome includes a region encoding these proteins:
- the atxn2 gene encoding ataxin-2 isoform X1 gives MSMKAGGNRSKPGGGNTAGAAASGAGGSGGGRQNLGRGRHSGKGPAAVIFNGVYANMRMVHVLTSVVGTKCELKVKNGAVYEGVFKTYGPECDLVLDAAHRKSPEPSIGPRKEDIVESIIFKASDVVVVTFKDVDLNFARKVSSDTDNFTDAAVSGRINGEHKEKDLEPWDGGETHNSDSLESLDTDVSNGWDPNDMFKYNEEKYGVLSTYDSSLSTYTVPLERDNSEEFLKREARAAQLAEEIEASATYKARVALENDERSEEEKYTAVVRGERETHTLSRENKYIPPGQRNREAMSWGPGRQNSPRLAQSSAGPSTPRPGPHDYSPSSGADQRVVNGGSSHWPSPCPSPSSRPPSRYQSGPSSLPPRATTPTRPPSRPPSRPSRPPSHSSHPSYPSSSSSFSHHGPTSPASTLPKRMSSEGPPRMSPKSQRTPRAHRVPPCRTTGVPPGVDLISHNAPGEVPVTPPTRSSSSGGTWSSVVSGAHRPRSPRQNSMGGASPASSSLPSPQTGTAPVETVATPTSAPSPTAASPAPNMVTSPSGDAKECRVQETRQTSPTANKENIKPLDSSPSITRPVCKGPPSMAPDHRKQIDNLKKFSVDFRLQSSSNSEPAFDQMMTKPPRDTADKPKDLPLDKASTGGREGNEEGVVVIAAGTPGGAPAPSTAATNTSKPGSPAALSPSPSAPDQKRAGLDVTSQGVQTTATSTFSGPKHEEKEEKKEAVQDQVRKSTLNPNANEFKPRFNTQPKPANTPTPPRPQGQPSPSIVVQQPPAVYGQTVCFPQMYPLTPVSPGVQKSIIWKSPAMYQVQMPHMTVSQSKPYRPGKVPNMPQQRSDQHHPPGTPTMMHPATAAGPPIVAQSPAYSAQYFTCSPQQFTSQPLVQQMPHYQSQARLTSAQHVFSPVMQGSARMMAPHTHGQPSLVSSSTTQYPEQTHTMYVSPGPMPQQYPHPSATLHPHPQHPQPSATPTGQGQQGGPPQHGGPPSHPAASPVQHPQHQQAAAAAAAAQALHLANPPQQQMYSALAPTPPSMTPGPNPQSPQASFPSAQQTVYIHPQQVQHGYNPNHMAHVQQHMQSGIVPSHHPAPTHPPMMLMATQGPPGGPQPPMPQTALNHIPVSSTTHFSYLAHPQVQPHHQQQL, from the exons ATGTCAATGAAGGCCGGTGGAAATCGCAGCAAGCCCGGCGGTGGCAACACCGCTGGTGCCGCCGCCTCCGGTGCCGGAGGAAGCGGCGGGGGAAGACAGAATCTGGGCAG ggGAAGACACAGTGGTAAAGGTCCCGCAGCA GTCATATTCAATGGCGTATATGCAAATATGAGGATGGTCCATGTCTTGACTTCAGTGGTG GGGACCAAGTGTGAGCTGAAAGTGAAAAACGGAGCAGTCTATGAAGGAGTCTTTAAGACATACGGTCCAGAG TGTGACCTGGTGTTGGATGCAGCCCACAGAAAGAGCCCAGAGCCGAGCATAGGCCCCAGGAAAGAGGATATTGTGGAGAGCATTATTTTCAAGGCCTCCGATGTAGTAGTGGTGACCTTCAAAGACGTGGACCTGAATTTTGCCAGGAAAG TCTCTTCTGACACAG ACAACTTCACAGATGCAGCAGTGAGTGGTAGGATCAATGGCGAGCACAAAGAGAAAGATCTGGAGCCCTGGGATGGAGGAGAGACCCACAACTCTGACAGCCTCGAGTCTCTGGATACAGATGTG TCAAATGGGTGGGACCCCAATGACATGTTCAAGTACAATGAGGAGAAGTATGGAGTCTTGTCTACATATGACAGCAGCCTGTCCACATATAC GGTCCCCTTGGAGCGGGACAACTCAGAAGAGTTCCTCAAGAGGGAAGCACGTGCCGCCCAGCTGGCAGAGGAGATTGAGGCCAGCGCCACATACAAGGCCCGTGTGGCCCTGGAGAACGATGAACGCTCTGAGGAGGAGAAATATACTGCTGTGGTGCGAGGGGAAAGGGAGACTCACACACTAAGCAG GGAGAACAAGTACATTCCCCCAGGTCAGAGGAACAGAGAGGCGATGTCATGGGGGCCTGGACGTCAGAATTCACCCCGTCTGGCTCAGAGCTCAGCCGGACCCTCAACTCCTCGACCTGGACCTCACGACTACAGTCCCAGCTCCGGGGCCGACCAGAGGGTGGTCAACGGAG GTTCATCCCATTGGCCCTCACCCTGTCCGTCTCCTTCCTCCCGTCCCCCCTCTCGTTACCAGTCTGGCCCCTCCTCCCTGCCTCCTCGGGCGACCACGCCCACCAGGCCACCCTCCAGACCCCCCTCTCGACCTTCCAGGCCTCCCTCTCATTCATCCCACCCCTCCtatccctcctcctcatcttcctttTCCCACCACGGGCCCACGTCGCCAGCCTCCACTCTGCCCAAACGCATGTCTTCAGAAG GTCCACCGAGGATGTCTCCAAAATCCCAGCGGACGCCTCGTGCTCACAGAGTGCCACCCTGCCGGACCACTGGAGTCCCTCCAGGAGTGGACCTAATTTCCCACAATGCCCCTGGAGAGGTCCCAGTGACTCCACCAACCAGAAGCAGCTCCTCTGGAGGGACCTGGTCCTCTGTGGTCAGCGGAG CTCACAGACCTCGCTCCCCTCGGCAGAATAGCATGGGCGGAGCCTCCCCtgcttcttcctccctcccatCACCCCAGACAGGAACAGCTCCTGTGGAAACTGTTGCCACACCGACATCAGCTCCCTCTCCTACTGCTGCTAGCCCCGCCCCCAACATGGTCACCTCTCCATCAGGAGATG CAAAAGAGTGTCGCGTCCAGGAGACAAGACAAACATCCCCCACGGCCAACAAGGAGAACATCAAGCCCTTGGATAGCTCACCTAGTATCACCAGACCAGTCTGTAAAG GACCTCCTTCTATGGCACCAgaccacagaaaacaaatagaTAATTTAAAGAAATTTAGTGTAGATTTTAGG TTGCAGTCTAGTTCAAACTCAGAGCCTGCCTTCGACCAGATGATGACCAAGCCTCCCAGAGATACAGCAGACAAGCCTAAAGACCTTCCTCTTGACAAAGCCTCCACAGGAGGGCGGGAGGGCAATGAAGAAGGTGTTGTAGTGATTGCTGCTGGCACCCCCGGAGGCGCCCCTGCTCCATCCACCGCTGCCACAAACACCAGTAAGCCTGGCAGCCCCGCTGCACTGTCCCCATCCCCATCAGCCCCGGACCAGAAGAGGGCGGGGCtggatgtgacatcacagggAGTTCAGACAACAGCGACGTCCACTTTCAGTGGGCCCAAGcatgaagagaaggaggagaagaaggaggcgGTACAAGA TCAAGTGAGAAAATCAACCCTGAACCCAAACGCCAATGAGTTCAAGCCCAGGTTCAATACGCAG CCCAAACCAGCAAACACCCCCACACCCCCTCGACCCCAGGGCCAGCCCAGCCCCTCCATCGTGGTTCAGCAGCCCCCGGCTGTCTACGGACAGACAGTCTGCTTCCCCCAGATGTATCCTCTCACACCAGTCAGCCCTGGAGtgcag AAAAGCATAATATGGAAG tCTCCAGCTATGTACCAGGTTCAGATGCCTCATATGACAGTCAGCCAATCTAAACCATACAGACCAGGTAAAG TACCTAACATGCCCCAGCAGAGGTCAGACCAGCACCACCCACCAGGCACGCCCACCATGATGCACCCAGCGACGGCAGCAGGACCACCTATTGTAGCACAGAGCCCCGCTTACTCTGCCCAGTACTTCACCTGCAGCCCGCAGCAGTTCACCAGTCAGCCGCTGGTCCAGCAGATGCCACACTACCAATCACAGGCAAGACTCACCTCT GCGCAGCATGTGTTCAGTCCAGTTATGCAGGGCAGTGCCAGAATGAtggcaccacacacacacgggcagCCCAGCCTCGTCTCTTCCTCAACTACACAGTACCCAGAGCAGACACACACCATGTATG TGTCTCCAGGGCCAATGCCCCAGCAGTACCCCCATCCCAGCGCCACCTTGCACCCTCACCCGCAGCATCCCCAGCCCTCTGCTACGCCTACGGGCCAAGGCCAGCAAGGTGGTCCTCCGCAGCATGGAGGTCCCCCTAGCCACCCAGCTGCCAGCCCAGTCCAGCACCCGCAGCACCAGCAGGCGGCAGCAG CGGCGGCAGCAGCCCAGGCCCTCCACCTGGCCAACCCGCCACAGCAGCAGATGTATTCAGCTTTGGCGCCCACGCCCCCCTCCATGACCCCGGGGCCAAATCCTCAGTCTCCCCAGGCATCGTTCCCCTCTGCCCAGCAGACTGTCTATATCCACCCACAGCAGGTGCAGCACGGCTACAACCCCAACCACATGGCACATGTGCAGCAG CATATGCAGTCTGGTATAGTGCCCTCTCACCACCCggcacccacccaccccccgaTGATGCTGATGGCTACCCAAGGTCCTCCAGGGGGTCCGCAGCCTCCGATGCCCCAGACTGCCCTCAACCACATCCCTGTTTCCTCCACCACACATTTCTCCTACCTGGCACATCCACAAG TGCAACCtcatcaccagcagcagctgtag
- the atxn2 gene encoding ataxin-2 isoform X7 yields the protein MSMKAGGNRSKPGGGNTAGAAASGAGGSGGGRQNLGRGRHSGKGPAAVIFNGVYANMRMVHVLTSVVGTKCELKVKNGAVYEGVFKTYGPECDLVLDAAHRKSPEPSIGPRKEDIVESIIFKASDVVVVTFKDVDLNFARKVSSDTDNFTDAAVSGRINGEHKEKDLEPWDGGETHNSDSLESLDTDVSNGWDPNDMFKYNEEKYGVLSTYDSSLSTYTVPLERDNSEEFLKREARAAQLAEEIEASATYKARVALENDERSEEEKYTAVVRGERETHTLSRENKYIPPGQRNREAMSWGPGRQNSPRLAQSSAGPSTPRPGPHDYSPSSGADQRVVNGGSSHWPSPCPSPSSRPPSRYQSGPSSLPPRATTPTRPPSRPPSRPSRPPSHSSHPSYPSSSSSFSHHGPTSPASTLPKRMSSEGPPRMSPKSQRTPRAHRVPPCRTTGVPPGVDLISHNAPGEVPVTPPTRSSSSGGTWSSVVSGAHRPRSPRQNSMGGASPASSSLPSPQTGTAPVETVATPTSAPSPTAASPAPNMVTSPSGDAKECRVQETRQTSPTANKENIKPLDSSPSITRPVCKGPPSMAPDHRKQIDNLKKFSVDFRLQSSSNSEPAFDQMMTKPPRDTADKPKDLPLDKASTGGREGNEEGVVVIAAGTPGGAPAPSTAATNTSKPGSPAALSPSPSAPDQKRAGLDVTSQGVQTTATSTFSGPKHEEKEEKKEAVQDQVRKSTLNPNANEFKPRFNTQPKPANTPTPPRPQGQPSPSIVVQQPPAVYGQTVCFPQMYPLTPVSPGVQSPAMYQVQMPHMTVSQSKPYRPVPNMPQQRSDQHHPPGTPTMMHPATAAGPPIVAQSPAYSAQYFTCSPQQFTSQPLVQQMPHYQSQARLTSAQHVFSPVMQGSARMMAPHTHGQPSLVSSSTTQYPEQTHTMYVSPGPMPQQYPHPSATLHPHPQHPQPSATPTGQGQQGGPPQHGGPPSHPAASPVQHPQHQQAAAAAAAAQALHLANPPQQQMYSALAPTPPSMTPGPNPQSPQASFPSAQQTVYIHPQQVQHGYNPNHMAHVQQHMQSGIVPSHHPAPTHPPMMLMATQGPPGGPQPPMPQTALNHIPVSSTTHFSYLAHPQVQPHHQQQL from the exons ATGTCAATGAAGGCCGGTGGAAATCGCAGCAAGCCCGGCGGTGGCAACACCGCTGGTGCCGCCGCCTCCGGTGCCGGAGGAAGCGGCGGGGGAAGACAGAATCTGGGCAG ggGAAGACACAGTGGTAAAGGTCCCGCAGCA GTCATATTCAATGGCGTATATGCAAATATGAGGATGGTCCATGTCTTGACTTCAGTGGTG GGGACCAAGTGTGAGCTGAAAGTGAAAAACGGAGCAGTCTATGAAGGAGTCTTTAAGACATACGGTCCAGAG TGTGACCTGGTGTTGGATGCAGCCCACAGAAAGAGCCCAGAGCCGAGCATAGGCCCCAGGAAAGAGGATATTGTGGAGAGCATTATTTTCAAGGCCTCCGATGTAGTAGTGGTGACCTTCAAAGACGTGGACCTGAATTTTGCCAGGAAAG TCTCTTCTGACACAG ACAACTTCACAGATGCAGCAGTGAGTGGTAGGATCAATGGCGAGCACAAAGAGAAAGATCTGGAGCCCTGGGATGGAGGAGAGACCCACAACTCTGACAGCCTCGAGTCTCTGGATACAGATGTG TCAAATGGGTGGGACCCCAATGACATGTTCAAGTACAATGAGGAGAAGTATGGAGTCTTGTCTACATATGACAGCAGCCTGTCCACATATAC GGTCCCCTTGGAGCGGGACAACTCAGAAGAGTTCCTCAAGAGGGAAGCACGTGCCGCCCAGCTGGCAGAGGAGATTGAGGCCAGCGCCACATACAAGGCCCGTGTGGCCCTGGAGAACGATGAACGCTCTGAGGAGGAGAAATATACTGCTGTGGTGCGAGGGGAAAGGGAGACTCACACACTAAGCAG GGAGAACAAGTACATTCCCCCAGGTCAGAGGAACAGAGAGGCGATGTCATGGGGGCCTGGACGTCAGAATTCACCCCGTCTGGCTCAGAGCTCAGCCGGACCCTCAACTCCTCGACCTGGACCTCACGACTACAGTCCCAGCTCCGGGGCCGACCAGAGGGTGGTCAACGGAG GTTCATCCCATTGGCCCTCACCCTGTCCGTCTCCTTCCTCCCGTCCCCCCTCTCGTTACCAGTCTGGCCCCTCCTCCCTGCCTCCTCGGGCGACCACGCCCACCAGGCCACCCTCCAGACCCCCCTCTCGACCTTCCAGGCCTCCCTCTCATTCATCCCACCCCTCCtatccctcctcctcatcttcctttTCCCACCACGGGCCCACGTCGCCAGCCTCCACTCTGCCCAAACGCATGTCTTCAGAAG GTCCACCGAGGATGTCTCCAAAATCCCAGCGGACGCCTCGTGCTCACAGAGTGCCACCCTGCCGGACCACTGGAGTCCCTCCAGGAGTGGACCTAATTTCCCACAATGCCCCTGGAGAGGTCCCAGTGACTCCACCAACCAGAAGCAGCTCCTCTGGAGGGACCTGGTCCTCTGTGGTCAGCGGAG CTCACAGACCTCGCTCCCCTCGGCAGAATAGCATGGGCGGAGCCTCCCCtgcttcttcctccctcccatCACCCCAGACAGGAACAGCTCCTGTGGAAACTGTTGCCACACCGACATCAGCTCCCTCTCCTACTGCTGCTAGCCCCGCCCCCAACATGGTCACCTCTCCATCAGGAGATG CAAAAGAGTGTCGCGTCCAGGAGACAAGACAAACATCCCCCACGGCCAACAAGGAGAACATCAAGCCCTTGGATAGCTCACCTAGTATCACCAGACCAGTCTGTAAAG GACCTCCTTCTATGGCACCAgaccacagaaaacaaatagaTAATTTAAAGAAATTTAGTGTAGATTTTAGG TTGCAGTCTAGTTCAAACTCAGAGCCTGCCTTCGACCAGATGATGACCAAGCCTCCCAGAGATACAGCAGACAAGCCTAAAGACCTTCCTCTTGACAAAGCCTCCACAGGAGGGCGGGAGGGCAATGAAGAAGGTGTTGTAGTGATTGCTGCTGGCACCCCCGGAGGCGCCCCTGCTCCATCCACCGCTGCCACAAACACCAGTAAGCCTGGCAGCCCCGCTGCACTGTCCCCATCCCCATCAGCCCCGGACCAGAAGAGGGCGGGGCtggatgtgacatcacagggAGTTCAGACAACAGCGACGTCCACTTTCAGTGGGCCCAAGcatgaagagaaggaggagaagaaggaggcgGTACAAGA TCAAGTGAGAAAATCAACCCTGAACCCAAACGCCAATGAGTTCAAGCCCAGGTTCAATACGCAG CCCAAACCAGCAAACACCCCCACACCCCCTCGACCCCAGGGCCAGCCCAGCCCCTCCATCGTGGTTCAGCAGCCCCCGGCTGTCTACGGACAGACAGTCTGCTTCCCCCAGATGTATCCTCTCACACCAGTCAGCCCTGGAGtgcag tCTCCAGCTATGTACCAGGTTCAGATGCCTCATATGACAGTCAGCCAATCTAAACCATACAGACCAG TACCTAACATGCCCCAGCAGAGGTCAGACCAGCACCACCCACCAGGCACGCCCACCATGATGCACCCAGCGACGGCAGCAGGACCACCTATTGTAGCACAGAGCCCCGCTTACTCTGCCCAGTACTTCACCTGCAGCCCGCAGCAGTTCACCAGTCAGCCGCTGGTCCAGCAGATGCCACACTACCAATCACAGGCAAGACTCACCTCT GCGCAGCATGTGTTCAGTCCAGTTATGCAGGGCAGTGCCAGAATGAtggcaccacacacacacgggcagCCCAGCCTCGTCTCTTCCTCAACTACACAGTACCCAGAGCAGACACACACCATGTATG TGTCTCCAGGGCCAATGCCCCAGCAGTACCCCCATCCCAGCGCCACCTTGCACCCTCACCCGCAGCATCCCCAGCCCTCTGCTACGCCTACGGGCCAAGGCCAGCAAGGTGGTCCTCCGCAGCATGGAGGTCCCCCTAGCCACCCAGCTGCCAGCCCAGTCCAGCACCCGCAGCACCAGCAGGCGGCAGCAG CGGCGGCAGCAGCCCAGGCCCTCCACCTGGCCAACCCGCCACAGCAGCAGATGTATTCAGCTTTGGCGCCCACGCCCCCCTCCATGACCCCGGGGCCAAATCCTCAGTCTCCCCAGGCATCGTTCCCCTCTGCCCAGCAGACTGTCTATATCCACCCACAGCAGGTGCAGCACGGCTACAACCCCAACCACATGGCACATGTGCAGCAG CATATGCAGTCTGGTATAGTGCCCTCTCACCACCCggcacccacccaccccccgaTGATGCTGATGGCTACCCAAGGTCCTCCAGGGGGTCCGCAGCCTCCGATGCCCCAGACTGCCCTCAACCACATCCCTGTTTCCTCCACCACACATTTCTCCTACCTGGCACATCCACAAG TGCAACCtcatcaccagcagcagctgtag
- the atxn2 gene encoding ataxin-2 isoform X10, which yields MSMKAGGNRSKPGGGNTAGAAASGAGGSGGGRQNLGRGRHSGKGPAAVIFNGVYANMRMVHVLTSVVGTKCELKVKNGAVYEGVFKTYGPECDLVLDAAHRKSPEPSIGPRKEDIVESIIFKASDVVVVTFKDVDLNFARKVSSDTDNFTDAAVSGRINGEHKEKDLEPWDGGETHNSDSLESLDTDVSNGWDPNDMFKYNEEKYGVLSTYDSSLSTYTVPLERDNSEEFLKREARAAQLAEEIEASATYKARVALENDERSEEEKYTAVVRGERETHTLSRENKYIPPGQRNREAMSWGPGRQNSPRLAQSSAGPSTPRPGPHDYSPSSGADQRVVNGGPPRMSPKSQRTPRAHRVPPCRTTGVPPGVDLISHNAPGEVPVTPPTRSSSSGGTWSSVVSGAHRPRSPRQNSMGGASPASSSLPSPQTGTAPVETVATPTSAPSPTAASPAPNMVTSPSGDAKECRVQETRQTSPTANKENIKPLDSSPSITRPVCKGPPSMAPDHRKQIDNLKKFSVDFRLQSSSNSEPAFDQMMTKPPRDTADKPKDLPLDKASTGGREGNEEGVVVIAAGTPGGAPAPSTAATNTSKPGSPAALSPSPSAPDQKRAGLDVTSQGVQTTATSTFSGPKHEEKEEKKEAVQDQVRKSTLNPNANEFKPRFNTQPKPANTPTPPRPQGQPSPSIVVQQPPAVYGQTVCFPQMYPLTPVSPGVQKSIIWKSPAMYQVQMPHMTVSQSKPYRPGKVPNMPQQRSDQHHPPGTPTMMHPATAAGPPIVAQSPAYSAQYFTCSPQQFTSQPLVQQMPHYQSQARLTSAQHVFSPVMQGSARMMAPHTHGQPSLVSSSTTQYPEQTHTMYVSPGPMPQQYPHPSATLHPHPQHPQPSATPTGQGQQGGPPQHGGPPSHPAASPVQHPQHQQAAAAAAAAQALHLANPPQQQMYSALAPTPPSMTPGPNPQSPQASFPSAQQTVYIHPQQVQHGYNPNHMAHVQQHMQSGIVPSHHPAPTHPPMMLMATQGPPGGPQPPMPQTALNHIPVSSTTHFSYLAHPQVQPHHQQQL from the exons ATGTCAATGAAGGCCGGTGGAAATCGCAGCAAGCCCGGCGGTGGCAACACCGCTGGTGCCGCCGCCTCCGGTGCCGGAGGAAGCGGCGGGGGAAGACAGAATCTGGGCAG ggGAAGACACAGTGGTAAAGGTCCCGCAGCA GTCATATTCAATGGCGTATATGCAAATATGAGGATGGTCCATGTCTTGACTTCAGTGGTG GGGACCAAGTGTGAGCTGAAAGTGAAAAACGGAGCAGTCTATGAAGGAGTCTTTAAGACATACGGTCCAGAG TGTGACCTGGTGTTGGATGCAGCCCACAGAAAGAGCCCAGAGCCGAGCATAGGCCCCAGGAAAGAGGATATTGTGGAGAGCATTATTTTCAAGGCCTCCGATGTAGTAGTGGTGACCTTCAAAGACGTGGACCTGAATTTTGCCAGGAAAG TCTCTTCTGACACAG ACAACTTCACAGATGCAGCAGTGAGTGGTAGGATCAATGGCGAGCACAAAGAGAAAGATCTGGAGCCCTGGGATGGAGGAGAGACCCACAACTCTGACAGCCTCGAGTCTCTGGATACAGATGTG TCAAATGGGTGGGACCCCAATGACATGTTCAAGTACAATGAGGAGAAGTATGGAGTCTTGTCTACATATGACAGCAGCCTGTCCACATATAC GGTCCCCTTGGAGCGGGACAACTCAGAAGAGTTCCTCAAGAGGGAAGCACGTGCCGCCCAGCTGGCAGAGGAGATTGAGGCCAGCGCCACATACAAGGCCCGTGTGGCCCTGGAGAACGATGAACGCTCTGAGGAGGAGAAATATACTGCTGTGGTGCGAGGGGAAAGGGAGACTCACACACTAAGCAG GGAGAACAAGTACATTCCCCCAGGTCAGAGGAACAGAGAGGCGATGTCATGGGGGCCTGGACGTCAGAATTCACCCCGTCTGGCTCAGAGCTCAGCCGGACCCTCAACTCCTCGACCTGGACCTCACGACTACAGTCCCAGCTCCGGGGCCGACCAGAGGGTGGTCAACGGAG GTCCACCGAGGATGTCTCCAAAATCCCAGCGGACGCCTCGTGCTCACAGAGTGCCACCCTGCCGGACCACTGGAGTCCCTCCAGGAGTGGACCTAATTTCCCACAATGCCCCTGGAGAGGTCCCAGTGACTCCACCAACCAGAAGCAGCTCCTCTGGAGGGACCTGGTCCTCTGTGGTCAGCGGAG CTCACAGACCTCGCTCCCCTCGGCAGAATAGCATGGGCGGAGCCTCCCCtgcttcttcctccctcccatCACCCCAGACAGGAACAGCTCCTGTGGAAACTGTTGCCACACCGACATCAGCTCCCTCTCCTACTGCTGCTAGCCCCGCCCCCAACATGGTCACCTCTCCATCAGGAGATG CAAAAGAGTGTCGCGTCCAGGAGACAAGACAAACATCCCCCACGGCCAACAAGGAGAACATCAAGCCCTTGGATAGCTCACCTAGTATCACCAGACCAGTCTGTAAAG GACCTCCTTCTATGGCACCAgaccacagaaaacaaatagaTAATTTAAAGAAATTTAGTGTAGATTTTAGG TTGCAGTCTAGTTCAAACTCAGAGCCTGCCTTCGACCAGATGATGACCAAGCCTCCCAGAGATACAGCAGACAAGCCTAAAGACCTTCCTCTTGACAAAGCCTCCACAGGAGGGCGGGAGGGCAATGAAGAAGGTGTTGTAGTGATTGCTGCTGGCACCCCCGGAGGCGCCCCTGCTCCATCCACCGCTGCCACAAACACCAGTAAGCCTGGCAGCCCCGCTGCACTGTCCCCATCCCCATCAGCCCCGGACCAGAAGAGGGCGGGGCtggatgtgacatcacagggAGTTCAGACAACAGCGACGTCCACTTTCAGTGGGCCCAAGcatgaagagaaggaggagaagaaggaggcgGTACAAGA TCAAGTGAGAAAATCAACCCTGAACCCAAACGCCAATGAGTTCAAGCCCAGGTTCAATACGCAG CCCAAACCAGCAAACACCCCCACACCCCCTCGACCCCAGGGCCAGCCCAGCCCCTCCATCGTGGTTCAGCAGCCCCCGGCTGTCTACGGACAGACAGTCTGCTTCCCCCAGATGTATCCTCTCACACCAGTCAGCCCTGGAGtgcag AAAAGCATAATATGGAAG tCTCCAGCTATGTACCAGGTTCAGATGCCTCATATGACAGTCAGCCAATCTAAACCATACAGACCAGGTAAAG TACCTAACATGCCCCAGCAGAGGTCAGACCAGCACCACCCACCAGGCACGCCCACCATGATGCACCCAGCGACGGCAGCAGGACCACCTATTGTAGCACAGAGCCCCGCTTACTCTGCCCAGTACTTCACCTGCAGCCCGCAGCAGTTCACCAGTCAGCCGCTGGTCCAGCAGATGCCACACTACCAATCACAGGCAAGACTCACCTCT GCGCAGCATGTGTTCAGTCCAGTTATGCAGGGCAGTGCCAGAATGAtggcaccacacacacacgggcagCCCAGCCTCGTCTCTTCCTCAACTACACAGTACCCAGAGCAGACACACACCATGTATG TGTCTCCAGGGCCAATGCCCCAGCAGTACCCCCATCCCAGCGCCACCTTGCACCCTCACCCGCAGCATCCCCAGCCCTCTGCTACGCCTACGGGCCAAGGCCAGCAAGGTGGTCCTCCGCAGCATGGAGGTCCCCCTAGCCACCCAGCTGCCAGCCCAGTCCAGCACCCGCAGCACCAGCAGGCGGCAGCAG CGGCGGCAGCAGCCCAGGCCCTCCACCTGGCCAACCCGCCACAGCAGCAGATGTATTCAGCTTTGGCGCCCACGCCCCCCTCCATGACCCCGGGGCCAAATCCTCAGTCTCCCCAGGCATCGTTCCCCTCTGCCCAGCAGACTGTCTATATCCACCCACAGCAGGTGCAGCACGGCTACAACCCCAACCACATGGCACATGTGCAGCAG CATATGCAGTCTGGTATAGTGCCCTCTCACCACCCggcacccacccaccccccgaTGATGCTGATGGCTACCCAAGGTCCTCCAGGGGGTCCGCAGCCTCCGATGCCCCAGACTGCCCTCAACCACATCCCTGTTTCCTCCACCACACATTTCTCCTACCTGGCACATCCACAAG TGCAACCtcatcaccagcagcagctgtag